The proteins below come from a single Mugil cephalus isolate CIBA_MC_2020 chromosome 7, CIBA_Mcephalus_1.1, whole genome shotgun sequence genomic window:
- the klhl20 gene encoding kelch-like protein 20: MDAKPMRRVTSARQDATGMDITSRCTLGDPNKLPEGVPQPARMPYVSDKHPRQTLEVINLLRKHRELCDVVLVVGAKKIYAHRVILSACSPYFRAMFTGELAESRQTEVVIRDIDERAMELLIDFAYTSQVTVEEGNVQTLLPAACLLQLAEIQEACCEFLKRQLDPSNCLGIRAFADTHSCRELLRIADKFTQHNFQEVMESEEFMLLPANQLIDIISSDELNVRSEEQVFNAVMAWVKYSIQERRPQLPQVLQHVRLPLLSPKFLVGTVGSDPLIKSDEECRDLVDEAKNYLLLPQERPLMQGPRTRPRKPIRCGEVLFAVGGWCSGDAISSVERYDPQTNEWRMVASMSKRRCGVGVSVLDDLLYAVGGHDGSSYLNSVERYDPKTNQWSSDVAPTSTCRTSVGVAVLGGYLYAVGGQDGVSCLNIVERYDPKENKWTRVASMSTRRLGVAVAVLGGFLYAVGGSDGTSPLNTVERYNPQENRWHTVSPMGTRRKHLGCAVYQDMIYSVGGRDDTTELSSAERYNPRTNQWSPVVAMTSRRSGVGLAVVNGQLMAVGGFDGTTYLKTIEVYDPDANTWRLYGGMNYRRLGGGVGVIKMTHCESHIW, encoded by the exons GGTCACCAGCGCACGCCAAGACGCCACTGGAATGGACATCACCAGCCGCTGTACTCTGGGGGACCCCAACAAGCTTCCTGAAGGGGTCCCCCAGCCTGCACGCATGCCCTATGTCTCAGACAAACACCCACGGCAGACCCTGGAGGTCATCAACCTGTTGAGGAAGCACAGGGAGCTCTGCGATGTGGTGCTAGTGGTGGGTGCTAAGAAGATTTACGCTCATCGTGTGATCCTGTCGGCCTGCAGCCCCTACTTCAG GGCCATGTTTACTGGAGAGTTGGCAGAGAGTAGGCAGACTGAAGTGGTCATTCGAGACATTGATGAGAGAGCCATGGAGCTGCTCATTGACTTCGCCTACACCTCACAG GTGACTGTAGAGGAGGGAAATGTCCAGACACTGCTCCCTGCAGCCTGCCTCCTCCAGCTGGCTGAGATTCAAGAGGCCTGCTGCGAGTTCCTCAAGAGGCAGCTGGATCCGTCCAACTGTCTGGGCATCAGGGCCTTCGCTGACACGCACTCCTGCCGCGAGCTGCTTCGCATCGCAGACAAGTTCACCCAGCACAATTTCCAGGAG GTAATGGAAAGCGAGGAGTTCATGCTGTTGCCTGCCAACCAGCTGATTgacatcatctccagtgacgagCTGAACGTGCGCAGCGAGGAGCAGGTTTTCAACGCAGTGATGGCCTGGGTGAAATACAGCATCCAAGAACGCAGGCCTCAGCTGCCACAG GTCCTGCAGCATGTCCGTCTGCCCCTGCTCAGCCCTAAATTCCTGGTGGGCACGGTGGGTTCTGATCCTCTCATCAAGAGTGACGAGGAATGCAG aGACCTGGTTGATGAGGCAAAGAATTACCTGCTGCTGCCACAGGAAAGGCCACTGATGCAGGGCCCCAGAACCCGGCCGAGGAAACCCATCAGATGTGGAGAAGTCCTTTTTGCAG TGGGTGGTTGGTGCAGCGGAGATGCCATATCCAGCGTGGAACGCTACGATCCACAGACCAACGAGTGGCGGATGGTGGCCTCGATGAGCAAACGGCGATGTGGAGTCGGTGTCAGTGTCCTGGATGACTTGCTGTACGCTGTTGGAGGCCACGACGGCTCATCGTACCTCAACTCTGTGGAGAG gTATGATCCGAAGACCAATCAGTGGAGCAGCGATGTGGCCCCCACCAGCACTTGTCGCACCAGCGTGGGCGTCGCTGTGCTTGGTGGTTATCTGTATGCTGTGGGAGGACAGGATGGAGTTTCCTGTCTCAATATTGTTGAAAG GTATGATCCTAAGGAGAACAAATGGACTCGTGTAGCCTCCATGAGCACCAGGCGGCTTGGTGTAGCCGTGGCCGTGCTGGGAGGATTCCTTTATGCAGTAGGAGGGTCCGATGGGACGTCCCCATTAAATACAG TTGAACGCTACAACCCTCAAGAAAACCGCTGGCACACTGTGTCCCCCATGGGAACCAGGAGAAAGCACCTGGGCTGCGCGGTCTACCAGGACATGATTTATTCTGTCGGAGGGAGAGATGACACCACGGAGCTGAGCAGTGCTGAGCGATACAACCCCAGAACCAACCAGTGGTCTCCTGTAGTGGCTATGACGTCCAGGCGGagcggg GTGGGCTTGGCGGTGGTGAATGGTCAGCTGATGGCAGTAGGAGGCTTTGACGGGACAACGTACCTCAAAACTATAGAAGTCTACGACCCAGACGCCAACACATGGAG GTTATATGGAGGAATGAACTACCGCCGGTTAGGAGGAGGGGTGGGCGTCATTAAAATGACTCACTGTGAATCCCACATTTGGTAA